The following are from one region of the Stigmatella ashevillena genome:
- a CDS encoding tetratricopeptide repeat protein yields the protein MAIERTAKEGFKLMKMGLLPAAAREFQGVLAKNPQDASALLGMARLHLAQQEADKARPLLEKLLALDPEHAEARGFLARLKAEGEKDEGALDELRELAKSPEAGFIEFYNLGHALLLLPGKEAEAAQAFVQALKVSPKNPHATTYLGVAVWKQGQLQQALKCFKYAATLAPRESLPLQLASKVLVQLGQVGKAHLALQKALQRAPQKPELHEDFIKLCVFANKPKLALKSVIDFRQLDPQNPNGPYLQGLVMLLSGNLSEARRTFREAVALAPQSWEPKLGLARALLIGEQKEVAEALKLLEEAVALAPTEPGPSNELAVHYLARPETAAKAKELLARVLAAHPDEPGANLNMGLALVKTDKAAAAGHAQKALKSTDPTVREQAERLLKLVS from the coding sequence ATGGCAATCGAACGCACCGCGAAAGAGGGCTTCAAGCTGATGAAGATGGGGCTGCTGCCCGCGGCGGCCCGTGAGTTTCAAGGCGTGTTGGCCAAGAACCCCCAGGACGCCTCGGCGCTCCTGGGCATGGCCCGCCTCCACCTGGCGCAGCAAGAGGCGGACAAGGCCCGGCCGCTCCTGGAGAAGCTGCTGGCGCTGGACCCCGAGCACGCCGAGGCCCGCGGCTTTCTGGCCCGGCTGAAGGCGGAAGGGGAGAAGGACGAAGGCGCGCTCGACGAGCTGCGCGAGTTGGCCAAGAGCCCCGAGGCCGGCTTCATCGAGTTCTACAACCTGGGACACGCGCTGCTGCTGTTGCCCGGCAAGGAAGCCGAGGCCGCGCAGGCGTTCGTGCAGGCCCTGAAGGTCTCCCCCAAGAACCCGCACGCCACCACGTACCTGGGGGTGGCGGTGTGGAAGCAGGGCCAGTTGCAGCAGGCGCTCAAGTGCTTCAAGTACGCGGCCACGCTGGCCCCGCGCGAGTCACTGCCCTTGCAACTGGCCTCCAAGGTGCTGGTGCAGTTGGGGCAGGTGGGCAAGGCGCACCTGGCGTTGCAGAAGGCGCTCCAGCGCGCCCCGCAGAAGCCCGAGCTGCACGAGGACTTCATCAAGCTGTGCGTCTTCGCCAACAAGCCGAAGCTGGCGCTCAAGTCGGTGATCGACTTCCGGCAGTTGGATCCGCAGAACCCCAACGGCCCCTACCTCCAGGGGCTGGTGATGCTCTTGTCGGGCAACCTGAGCGAGGCGCGCCGCACCTTCCGCGAGGCGGTGGCGCTGGCGCCCCAGTCCTGGGAGCCCAAGCTGGGCCTCGCGCGCGCGCTGCTGATCGGCGAGCAGAAGGAAGTGGCCGAGGCGCTCAAGCTGCTGGAAGAGGCGGTGGCGCTGGCGCCCACGGAGCCGGGCCCCTCGAACGAGCTGGCGGTGCACTACCTGGCCCGGCCAGAGACGGCGGCCAAGGCGAAGGAACTGCTCGCGCGTGTGCTGGCCGCGCACCCCGACGAGCCGGGCGCGAACCTGAACATGGGCCTGGCGCTGGTGAAGACGGACAAGGCCGCTGCGGCCGGGCACGCGCAGAAGGCGCTCAAGAGCACGGATCCTACCGTGCGTGAGCAGGCCGAGCGGCTCCTGAAGCTGGTCTCCTGA
- a CDS encoding cupin domain-containing protein has protein sequence MTDELVKALGLQPHPEGGYYREMYRASAQVETPRGTRSAGTAIYYLLPRGTFAAWHRVASDEVWHFYEGAPLTLSLLGPRGLERVVLGREVARGERPQVVVPAGVLQAAAPEGDYTLAGCTVAPGFDFADWEMPSREALLSLHPEHAELLRRFSRP, from the coding sequence ATGACCGACGAGCTGGTGAAGGCCCTGGGGCTTCAGCCCCACCCTGAGGGTGGGTACTACCGGGAGATGTACCGGGCGAGCGCGCAGGTGGAGACGCCCCGAGGGACGCGCTCCGCGGGCACCGCCATCTATTACTTGCTGCCGCGCGGCACGTTCGCGGCGTGGCACCGGGTGGCCTCGGACGAGGTGTGGCACTTCTACGAGGGCGCGCCGCTGACGCTGTCTCTGCTGGGCCCGCGTGGGCTGGAGCGGGTGGTGCTGGGCCGCGAGGTGGCGCGAGGGGAGCGTCCGCAGGTGGTCGTCCCCGCCGGGGTTCTCCAGGCGGCGGCGCCGGAGGGGGACTACACACTGGCGGGGTGCACCGTGGCGCCAGGGTTCGACTTCGCGGATTGGGAGATGCCCTCCCGCGAGGCGCTCCTCTCGCTCCATCCGGAGCACGCGGAGCTGCTCCGGCGTTTTTCACGGCCGTAG